Proteins encoded together in one Amblyomma americanum isolate KBUSLIRL-KWMA chromosome 1, ASM5285725v1, whole genome shotgun sequence window:
- the LOC144116122 gene encoding uncharacterized protein LOC144116122: MASADRHEFCRSYFDELVGPTRARYESKVEMCGGVDPYTLRVGTDSAPDADLLPSTTHVYIINYLVLSTSYVSHEQMRAYKSLEAHNHFTSGRLKSVTAIECHRMVIFSQVIHSQRLREAPLKVWVLVEPDGAIVKAHCTCMAGAGEACSHIGATLFTVETAVRLRDSRVCTDKKNMWLPAHSSGAGNERIRDIDFSSSKKKSSVWIVFT; this comes from the exons ATGGCAAGCGCCGACCGGCATGAGTTTTGCCGCTCCTATTTCGACGAGCTTGTGGGGCCTACGCGGGCACGGTACGAATCCAAGGTCGAAATGTGCGGCGGCGTGGACCCCTACACACTACGCGTTGGGACGGACTCCGCTCCCGATGCCGACTTGCTGCCAAGCACGACGCACGTTTATATCATCAATTACCTAGTGTTATCAACTAGCTACGTGTCTCATGAGCAGATGAGGGCATACAAGTCTCTTGAGGCCCATAATCACTTCACCAGTGGACGCTTAAAAAGTGTGACTGCCATCGAGTGCCATCGAA TGGTCATTTTTTCTCAGGTCATCCATTCACAAAGGCTAAGGGAGGCACCACTGAAGGTGTGGGTTCTGGTTGAGCCTGACGGAGCCATCGTGAAAGCGCACTGCACTTGCATGGCAGGTGCAGGCGAAGCCTGCTCTCACATTGGTGCTACATTGTTCACTGTTGAGACGGCAGTACGTCTCAGAGACTCACGAGTGTGCACGGACAAAAAGAACATGTGGCTTCCTGCGCACAGCTCTGGGGCTGGCAATGAGAGGATCAGAGACATTGACTTTTCGtcatcaaagaaaaaaagcagcgtATGGATAGTATTCACCTGA